Proteins from one Elgaria multicarinata webbii isolate HBS135686 ecotype San Diego chromosome 3, rElgMul1.1.pri, whole genome shotgun sequence genomic window:
- the ARHGEF3 gene encoding rho guanine nucleotide exchange factor 3 isoform X5, translating into MLTSKEIKRQEAIFELSQGEEDLIEDLKLAKKAYHDPMLKLSIMSEQELNQIFGTLDSLIPLHEDLLTRLKEIRKPDGSTDSVGHILVCWLPCLNSYDSYCSNQVAAKALLDHKKQDHRVQDFLQRCLESPFSRKLDLWNFLDIPRSRLVKYPLLLREILRHTPNDNPDQQHLEEAINIVQGIVAEINKKTGESECQYYKERLIYLDEGQKDSQIDDSRVVCCHGELKNNRGAKLHVFLFQEVLVITRAVTQNEQLCYQLYRQPIPVKDLVLEDLQDGEVRLGGSIRGAFSNNERIKNFFRVSFKNGSQAQSHSLQANDAFNKQQWLNCIRQAKESVLCTSGQGGIPDSKGPLLTSSSKNRVPRQESKLEQMDQSDSGSDCSMDTSELSIECDHMEQTDTWENNKALESNV; encoded by the exons GCTTACCATGACCCAATGCTTAAGCTCTCTATAATGTCAGAACAAGAATTAAACCAAATTTTTGGGACGCTGGactctttaattcctctgcaTGAAG ATCTTCTTACGAGACTGAAAGAAATCAGGAAGCCTGATGGATCTACAGACTCAGTTGGTCACATCCTTGTTTGTTGG CTGCCTTGCCTGAATTCCTATGATAGCTATTGCAGCAACCAAGTAGCTGCCAAAGCTTTGCTGGACCATAAGAAGCAGGATCATCGGGTGCAAGATTTCCTCCAGCGTTGTCTAGAGTCACCTTTCAGCCGCAAACTGGACCTATGGAATTTCCTTGACATTCCAAGAAGCCGTCTGGTGAAGTACCCATTGCTGCTCAGAGAGATTCTGAGACACACGCCAAATGACAATCCAGACCAACAGCACCTTGAAGAAGCC ATTAATATTGTCCAAGGCATAGTGGCGGAAATCAACAAAAAGACTGGTGAATCTGAATGCCAGTATTACAAAGAGAGGCTCATATATCTTGATGAAGGCCAAAAGGACTCTCAGATAGATGATTCACGTGTTGTGTGTTGTCATGGTGAACTAAAGAACAACAGGGGGGCG AAGCTGCATGTCTTTCTCTTCCAAGAAGTGCTGGTAATTACTCGAGCTGTTACACAGAATGAACAACTCTGCTACCAGCTGTATCGGCAGCCCATTCCTGTGAAGGATCTTGTGCTGGAAGATTTGCAAGATGGAGAAGTCCGATTGGGTGGATCCATACGTGGTGCATTTAGCAACAATGAGAGAA TTAAAAACTTCTTTAGAGTCAGCTTCAAAAACGGATCTCAAGCCCAGTCCCATTCATTACAAGCAAATGATGCCTTCAACAAACAGCAGTGGCTCAACTGTATTCGTCAAGCCAAAGAATCAGTTTTGTGCACTTCAGGCCAGGGTGGAATACCCGATTCCAAAGGACCCTTACTAACATCATCAAGTAAGAACAGAGTACCCCGGCAGGAGTCAAAGCTGGAGCAAATGGACCAATCAGACAGTGGTTCTGACTGTAGTATGGACACCAGTGAACTCAGCATTGAATGTGACCACATGGAACAGACAGACACTTGGGAGAATAACAAAGCATTAGAAAGCAATGTCTGA